The DNA region CAAGTCCACGGGTTAGGACAGACTAAATATCAATATCATGCTATATTGTGTGAAGATCTTTTCCCTCATAGAGATGCCACTTTCAATTTATTACTCTCATAGTTGACcctattataaattttgtttgtatCTCATTTCTATGAAATGCTTAGGCGATATTCAAAACTGGATCTCGATTAAGTCTATTAAGTCCACGAGTTAGGGCAGACACAAACTTATACTATATAGTACgcaattttcatttaaatcccatttttctctaaatattttttcttggtTTCTTTGTCCTAAGAATTGAAAAAGGTTCTAGGGCAGCCCAAACTTAAGGACCAGCACTAGCAATATCATCTGAATTAATTCACATGATAAGTCAACTAAATAGtgactaaatattattataactattttggCATGAATGAGAATGGCATTAATTTaagtttctttaaaaaaaaaaatagtttgaatatGGAGAGGGAGAGAGTGAACAAGTAGAGTAGGCGTGGGCATAAATTACGTTTGAATGTTGCTGTCTAATGAAAGATCTCTCAAAACAACAAAAGAATGAAACCATCATCTTCCACTCATGATGCCCccccttctcttcttcttctatgcCCGTCTGAATCTCGCATGCCATGCTTCATTACTTAACCCCCCACTATATATATCTCCATACCCACCACTTCTCTTTCTCACCTTCTCTCTTCCCAATCcacttcatcatcatcaatggCGGGTTTCGAAGGATTTGAGAAAAGATTAGAACTTCAATTCACAGGCCATGACGATGAAGATCATTCACCCACATCTGATCTGGGTCTTCGCCGTCTCTGTTTCCAAACCCTTGAATCCATTCTCCATTTAGTCCAGTGCACTGTAGTCTCTGCTGTATCCAACCATTACTTTGATTCATATGTTCTTTCTGAATCAAGCTTATTCATTTATCCaaacaaaatcatcatcaaaACATGTGGAACAACCCAGTTACTTAAATCTGTTCGTCCATTTATCCGGCATGCCCGTGATCTTGGTCTCTCTGTTTGCGGATGTAAATACACCCGTGGTAGCTTCATCTTCCCTGATTCTCAACCTTACCCACATTCAAGTTTCAAAGATGAAGTTGTTTATTTAGAAGAAAGTTTACCAGATCATCTTTGTTATAAGAAAGCAACTGTTATGCCCTCCAATTTACCTTCCATGACTTGGCATGTCTTCGCCGCAGCTGATGAATCTCATTTGTTGGACAATTTCTCCGGCGATACTTACACTGTTGAAGTTTGTATGACCAAATTAGATCAGACTCTTGCTCGTAAGTTTTTCCGGCGACCACATGATGGGAAAGGAAGTGATTTGGCCGGAAAAGAAATGACAGAGATAACAGGTATGTATTGGAGACATAAATTGATCaatttgatcttgattgatcTTACCCATGTCATGAATTTGTactaaattatttctatttaggTATTGGAGACATAAATCCAAATGCTTTAATCTGCGATTTTGCATTCGACCCATGTGGGTATTCGATGAATGGGATCGACGGCGACCGGTACTCGACGATCCATGTCACGCCGGAGGATGGTTTTAGTTATGCGAGTTTTGAGTGTATTGGGTCGGCTTATGATGTGGGTAGGGTGGTGAAGAAGGCGGTGCAAGTGTTTCGACCGGCGATTATGTCGGTGGCGCTGACGTGTCCGGCGGGGAGGAGGGATTTGTGGGCGAGGATTGGCGGCGCTTTGAAGCCGATGGGATATAAATGTAGAAGCTGTGTGGCGGATGAATTTCCTACAAATGAAAACATTGTATTTCAAACTTTCAGTACGAGGATGAATTGATTAATATGTTTGGGAGGATTGATGATGTTTATcacaaattaagtttttttgttttttttttatgtattttgttttGATGAGTTTAATTAAGTTAGAATAGGAAATTATTTtagagatgatgatgatgattatggATTGGGACTGTGGGGTTGACTTAAGATCGAGCCTGCCTGTGTTTGGTTCCATATTGGTGGggttttcaaaaaaagaaagaagaaagaaagtaaaaatatgtctaatttcttgtttatttcattatcatgttcttcaattttatacctttttttttttctttttttgtcaCTCTCTTTGTTTATTTCTTTGCTAACCTTAAGATTTAATGTATTTACATTGAAATTTTGACATgtctatttaatattatttattta from Impatiens glandulifera chromosome 5, dImpGla2.1, whole genome shotgun sequence includes:
- the LOC124938007 gene encoding S-adenosylmethionine decarboxylase proenzyme 4-like translates to MAGFEGFEKRLELQFTGHDDEDHSPTSDLGLRRLCFQTLESILHLVQCTVVSAVSNHYFDSYVLSESSLFIYPNKIIIKTCGTTQLLKSVRPFIRHARDLGLSVCGCKYTRGSFIFPDSQPYPHSSFKDEVVYLEESLPDHLCYKKATVMPSNLPSMTWHVFAAADESHLLDNFSGDTYTVEVCMTKLDQTLARKFFRRPHDGKGSDLAGKEMTEITGIGDINPNALICDFAFDPCGYSMNGIDGDRYSTIHVTPEDGFSYASFECIGSAYDVGRVVKKAVQVFRPAIMSVALTCPAGRRDLWARIGGALKPMGYKCRSCVADEFPTNENIVFQTFSTRMN